Part of the Wolbachia endosymbiont of Ctenocephalides felis wCfeJ genome, GCACCAAACTTCGATAGGTTGGCAGATTGGTGAGCATCAAAGTGGAATTTGCGCATGTAATTGACATTTTGCCTTGAGAGTGCAAATAGTGCAGGTGCCTCTTTTTTTTCCAGTGCAACGCTAACACATTCTAAAGTTTCAGCCGCATCGGCTGGTCTAAAAACATATAGATTTGGTATAGCACGCAAAGAGGCTAAATGCTCTATCGGTTGATGAGTTGGACCATCTTCTCCTACTCCAATTGAGTCGTGGGTCATTACATATATAACCTGCTGTTTCATTAAAGCTGAAAGGCGTATGGCAGGACGGCAATAGTCAGAGAATACCAAAAAAGTGCCGCCATAAGGAAGAATTCCACCATGAAGAGCCATGCCATTCATACAAGCTGCCATAGCATGCTCTCTTACTCCATAGTGCATATAAGAACCATTATAATAGTCTCTATTTATTATCTTCATATGCTTATATTTAGTGCAGTTTGACCCAGTAAGATCAGCAGATCCGCCGATTAGTTCTGGCACATGTTGTGTTAAAAGTTCCATTACCATGCCGAAAGAAGAACGTGTAGCTTCGTTTGGCATTAGCTCACATATTTGTTTCTTCAGGTCAGCTAAAACACCAGCGATATTATCCGGCAAACGCTTATTAAGTTTTCTTTGAAACTCCTCTGTTATCCCAGTCTCACTCTTTGTCATCACAATACTTTCTCTTGTCATCCGAGTAGCGGACACTGGGATCCATTCTTTTCCTTCTTTCCTAGATTCCAGTGTCAAGCACTGGAATGACACCGAATCTGGTGCACTCTCATCAAGTCTTCTGTGAAGTTCTTTATTCTCACTAGTCAAGGACACCGAACTGTAATTTTGTTTTGCTCGCTCAACTGTTTTCATCCAGGCATTTTTCACATCTTCTGGTACGTGAAACGGCTCGTAATTCCAATTTAGTTTCTCTCTCATTGTTTTTATATCTTCCTCTGTAAAAGCTCCACTATGAGCGGAAGATGTGCCAGCAAGGCTTGAAAACTTTCCGATGATGGTTTTGCAGCAAATAAGCGACGGCTTGTCAGATTTTTGCGCTTGCTCTATTGCAAGCGATATGGAGTTAAAATCATGACCATCAATTTTGTTAACATTCCACCCATAAGCTGAAAAACGCTTTTCTACGTCATCAGAACAAGAAAGGCTAGTAGCACCGTCTATAGAAATGTCGTTATCGTCAAAAAGGGCTATTAGTTTGTTCAATTTAAGATGTCCAGCAAGTGATGCTGCTTCGTGACTTATTCCCTCCATAAGGCAACCATCTCCTAACACTACATAAGTGTAGTGACTAATTCCAAATTGTTTTTCAAGAATCGATTCAGCAAGTGCCATGCCAACAGCATTGGCAAATCCCTGACCGAGCGGGCCTGTTGTTGCCTCCACTCCAGGAGTCAGGCCAAATTCTGGATGACCTGGAGTTTTGGATGTGAGTTGCCTAAAGTTTTTTAACTCATCTATATTAATATAACCTGTCAGGTATAATATGGAGTATAGCAGCATTGAACCATGGCCGTTTGATAGAACGAAACGGTCTCTATTGAACCATTTGGAATCATCAGGGTTATGATTTATATACTTAGCAAACAAAACAGTTGCAACATCTGCCATGCCAAGTGGCATACCTGGATGTCCAGAGTTCGCTTTTTTCACTGCATCGATTGATAAAAAGCGGATGGCGTTTGCCATAGATTCCAAAGGTAGATGATCCATATACTAGCAGAAAAACTTAAAAATGAAGTATAATGTATCATACTAGCAAAAACAAGTTGACACTTAATGCTAAAATCCTTAATAATCTAGAGTTAAATTGTGAGAGTTTTTATATGACAACTGTTATCAATAGAAAGTATAGGATCAGCCGTAGGCTCGGTATAAATTTGTGGGGTAGGGCAAAAGATCCAGTAAATAAGAGAAAATATCCTCCAGGTCAGCACGGTATTCTTGGGTTTAAAAGGTTATCTGATTTTGGTAAGCAGTTCGCTGCACATAAGAAATTTAAGTTTTATTATGCAATTTCAAGTAAGCAGCTCAGGCGTATATTTTTGGATGCTTATAACAGAAAAGGTTACACGGCTGATAATTTTATTGGTATCTTAGAATCAAGGTTAAGCTCTGTTTTATATCATTCTGGTCTTGCACCAACAATTTATTCAGCGAAACAGCTTATATCTCATAAGCATGTCACAGTTAATGATAAGGTGGTAAACATATCAAGTTATCGAGTCAAACCTGGTGATATAGTAAAAATAAGAGAGAGGGCAACAAAAATTCCTGTAGTGATAGAGGCTGCAGAAAAACAAGAACGCAAGATTCCGGATTATCTGGAAACGAACAACAAAGAGCATTCAGTGAAATATTTAAGAGTACCTCAGTATTCTGAAGTTCCTTACTCAGCAGACATGGAAGTTAATTTGGTGGTAGAGTTCTATTCTAGGTAAAATAAAAAGAGCCCGTGTGGCGGAATCGGTAGACGCAGCGGACTTAAAATCCGTGGGTTTTGCGACCTTGGGAGTTCAAGTCTCCCCATGGGCACCATTTGTATTTTACGAACTTTTCTCAAAGTAATTTGCTGTG contains:
- the rpsD gene encoding 30S ribosomal protein S4 → MTTVINRKYRISRRLGINLWGRAKDPVNKRKYPPGQHGILGFKRLSDFGKQFAAHKKFKFYYAISSKQLRRIFLDAYNRKGYTADNFIGILESRLSSVLYHSGLAPTIYSAKQLISHKHVTVNDKVVNISSYRVKPGDIVKIRERATKIPVVIEAAEKQERKIPDYLETNNKEHSVKYLRVPQYSEVPYSADMEVNLVVEFYSR
- a CDS encoding transketolase family protein codes for the protein MDHLPLESMANAIRFLSIDAVKKANSGHPGMPLGMADVATVLFAKYINHNPDDSKWFNRDRFVLSNGHGSMLLYSILYLTGYINIDELKNFRQLTSKTPGHPEFGLTPGVEATTGPLGQGFANAVGMALAESILEKQFGISHYTYVVLGDGCLMEGISHEAASLAGHLKLNKLIALFDDNDISIDGATSLSCSDDVEKRFSAYGWNVNKIDGHDFNSISLAIEQAQKSDKPSLICCKTIIGKFSSLAGTSSAHSGAFTEEDIKTMREKLNWNYEPFHVPEDVKNAWMKTVERAKQNYSSVSLTSENKELHRRLDESAPDSVSFQCLTLESRKEGKEWIPVSATRMTRESIVMTKSETGITEEFQRKLNKRLPDNIAGVLADLKKQICELMPNEATRSSFGMVMELLTQHVPELIGGSADLTGSNCTKYKHMKIINRDYYNGSYMHYGVREHAMAACMNGMALHGGILPYGGTFLVFSDYCRPAIRLSALMKQQVIYVMTHDSIGVGEDGPTHQPIEHLASLRAIPNLYVFRPADAAETLECVSVALEKKEAPALFALSRQNVNYMRKFHFDAHQSANLSKFGAYILCECSEKLEVTIFATGSEVEIAIEAREKLQEKGIGTRVVSMPCWRLFDEQSDEYKASILNNDSIKVAIEAGSEMGWHKYIGLNGIFIGMKSFGESAPYKTLYEHFNINADHVVKCVCEKLICAQ